The genomic segment GGAAACAAAAAGATAATGATAGAGGCATCttaatcctgaaacagcctgatTTACGACTTTGGAAAACTGCTCAGTCTATTTACTCTCActattttcatctgtaaaataaggctaGTATTCCGATAGTTGCAGCCTGCTAGCATCTGTGTAAGGTTAAAGGTCAAGTATAGAAGTGCCcgaaaaagccacagggaggctGTCACCTCATAGGTACCAATACTCAGGATCTACAGCAATCAGTGCCCATTTTCCAAGTCCTCTGTTATCGTGATATTGGCCTTAGCACAAAGCCTGAAAATTGGCAATATTTCAGAAACaaataatggaaattaatttcaaaggaaaaaattccCATTGAATTGATTTGATCATATATGCAGGAAGTCATTTATCTATTACAGAAGCACTTGATCTATACAACCTTTCCCACCTTGAAAACAGGGTATAAGGACCATCACAACAGTGAAAATATGTGTTTAACTCTTCTTTTGAAGAACTTCTGGAATTAAGCTATCTGCACTTGCTATTCAAACAAGCACAGTTCTCCTGATTTTGAGTTATTTACGTGTTCACATGGGAGTGGGTTTACATGTGGCATTTGTATTTTAACTCGTGTTTTTTGGTTCAGATATCTCTAAAAGTAGATGCTACACATAAATCAGATAATAAAGCAGTAGGCAAAAGCAATGTCCCAAATGAGTAAAGCAACTAGAATCACACACAAGAGGtaggaagggaaaaataataatattaataataaaaaggcaaacaggaAAACGTGAgacaaaaaaaagttttcctaTGCAGAAAGCACATACTACCTGTTATCATAAATTCAGATTGTTTTGCCATAATCAAACTTTGAGCAAGAAGGTGGCAAgttttaaatgaatggaaaaatttctGCAATATCAATGAAATAACAGTGACTCAGAATTTCATATAGAAGCCAACAATTTTGGGTCAAGAGCACACCGCAGGTCAGTATTAGAATATATTAAGAATAAATATctgaggataaaaaaagaaatgccaaaataacctagaaaaaattattcaaatttgTCTCACTGTCTCATTATGTGTAATTCTGTTTCTATCTCCCTATGTTaatgctttataattttttaaatgatttttataacttttttgacCAGAGCTTGTCCATTTCAACACAGCAGTTATTTGTTCTAGACTTGGGGTAAATGTGGCAATACAAAGTTGGAAAGACAAAGTCCCTAACTTCAACATTGAGTGAAAACAGTTATTATTTTGTGTTCCATTTTCCAGGTAATAAAATGCAAAGCAGCTGTGCTTTGGGAGCTAAAGAAACCCTTGTCCATCGAGGAGGTGGAGGTCGCACCCCCCAAGGCCTATGAAGTTCGTATTAAGGTGAAAccattttctgtctctattttttgtctttaaaagTCTAAGTATATTAAAAgtagaaacaacaaaaaatccatTGAGAAGATTTTTACACAAATTGTGGTAATCATTACAATGGAACTACATTTATTGTCAGGAAAGGTATTAATAATACATGTCCTTAAAATTGTTAAATTGATCAACGTGATTCCAATAAAATGAAACAGTATTATTCTGAGAAATATAGAAAGAACTTACGTGTTTTTAGAGGAATTAAGTATAAAAGGATATATACCAATATTTCATAATGGTTGATGTTAGAATATGAAGGACTCTTTTCTGGGTGATAATATGAAAGCTCTATAGAGAGCATGCATTAGTGTATATTATATAAGACCTACATGTTACAGAAACAATTATTTTGCAATTATGCCAAATTGTCTAATGTAAGAAAAGATAGGGAATGATAATTTCAGACTAAATAATCTCAAGGATTAACGGAATGttttttaattgggaaaagtAGGCATTAGCAAAATTCTGAAAACTCTAGAAATCCAACTTTAGGGAACTGGATACATTAAGTCTATCTGTGGATCATACATTTATTTATCTGAATCGAATTACTCTACATTTCCCCAACAGATGGTGGCCACAGGGATCTGTCATTCAGATGACCATGTGATAAGTGGGGATTTGCTCACTCCACTTCCTGTGATCTTAGGCCACGAGGCAGCCGGCATAGTGGAGAGCATTGGGGAGGGGGTGACTGCAGTCAAACCAGGTAATGGAATTACACTCAGggaatgcatcttttttttttttaacttttttttttattgtatttttttaaagatgcatagatactaaaaattataaaaggttCAGAtactaaaaattataaaaggttCAGAtactaaaaattataaaaggttCCACATCCCCCACACCCCAACACTCTTACTcatcccaaatcaacaacctcattcatcattgtggcacattcattgcattttgtgaatacattttggaacacaactgcaccacatggataatagtttatattgtagcttACCCTCTCTACCAGTACACTCAGTGGattatggcgggatatataatgtccagcatctttccctgcaatatcatttagaacaactccaattcccgaaaatgccccatatcacatctcttcacccctctccctgccctcagcaactaccgtggccactttctccacatcaatgctaaatttctcccattgctagtcacaatagttctttagtagaatatcagtaaatacactctaatccatattttattcctccatcctgtggatgctgggatggtgatgtccactttacctccaaatcgagagggggctttgTTCAGATCTCACAAGGTCATACActgtggatgaggaaactgaggcaggggaaGGAAAAAGATCTGCTCCAGGCCCCAGCAGTGGAGTCTGTCCACTGATTCCTCTTCCTATGTGGCCTCCCTTCTTGAACATGGAACTAATTAAACAGACAGGGGAGGAGACAGGGCAGAAAGAATCCTGCTGGAAGAGcatctattttattactttaaccAGACCTAAAAATGCCTGATTATAAATACtaactaaatatttatttttagcatttaatTTATACTAATTGCATTTTGTACTGATACAGATGAACAATTTAAAGGTAAGGGTGAATTCAATAGAAAATTTCTATGCTATCAAATCCACCTAAAGATTATCAAATGTGTTTAGTCCAATCATTATTTGGATTGTATGGAAGAGGTCGTATGGTTGAttgaaagtaaaaattatatttatttttaaaatttccttagcCAGTATATATAACCCCTTCCTTACCAAATATTTACCTGACCcatgaacagaaaaaaatgatgttggtttaagatatacccaggggttctgaatctctggactgaccatatgatagccaggccctgagcctcaatggactttggctcctacactctggtttattagacttaccccactcaactaacatggagttgaagaatgtcaaccaccacaccatggagccaagagtgccttcaactgaaagcaggaggattgcatccagcatccgtgtggaatctaagccccctcttgacatagatgtggaatggacaaaaccaatccaaggtccacaggatggaggaatagaatatggattagaatggacttactgatattctattaatgaactattgtgattagtaatagaagaaaatgtagcattggtgtggagaaagtagccatggtggctactgggtgtggggaatgggaggaagagatgagatgtggaggtgtttttgagacttggagttgtcctgggtggtgctgcagggacaattaccggacactgtaggtcctcccatggaccactggatggaacgtgggagagtatgggctatgatgtggaccattgaccatgaggtgcagcgatgctcagagatgtattcaccaaatgcaatgaatgtggcatgatgatggaggagaatgttgctatggggggcatagtggggtgaggggggttgggagtatatggggacctcatattttttaatgtaatattaaaaaaaatgaattaaaaaaaataaaacctctttgaagacagtgaaaaatatatatatatatacgtaatAAAATGACACCCTTCCTTTCACCCCTGCTCCCTCCAccataggaaaaaaagagataattcaGAAACTTAATTATCTGCCTAAATGTACATCAAATTTTCTTATTCTACAAGAAAGTGCCTGTCGTAGGAATTATTGAAGTATGCAGAGAAATTTTGCAAATTCCTCCTATTTCCCTTACCATTTAGTATTCCTttaaaagtactaaaaagttaagcaTTTACTTCCTAGTAAGATAAGCAAGAGCTTTATAATCCATTGTTATtaaaccctcaatattattatAACCCAAACTATTACAAAATATCGTATCACCATTATGATGGTCATCACACaactaaaatttatattaatgCTTAGAGTGAGAGTATTTAACAATTAATTAAAGATGAAgtgagatgaaatggaaaaagccTTAATAACAATCTACATGTGGTAAAAGATAATTATTCAtagagtaaaataataataattcatgtTGTTTCCCATATTTGCATTCTTCTTTGGGATCTTCaggaccataaaaaaaaaaaattggtaaaaaaatCGCCAATGAAATAGTGGTGATTTCACTCTATTTCTTGGGAGATCTTTCCAGAACATATGCTtgtaatatatacatttatgctTAATTTCCTGTTCTATTAATTCTTGGATAGGAATTTAATATTCCATTGCTTTACCATCCTTCAGGTGATAAAGTCATCCCAGTGGGTCTTCCCCAGTGTGAAGAATGTGCCTGTTGCAAACACCCAGAAGCCAACTACTGCAGGAAAATAGAGTAGGTTTCTTACAGTTTACATGTAGGGCTAATGAGTTTCCACATCAGGAAAGTTCCTTTCTCATGCCCTTCTTCTTCTGATTCTGTGTTATACTGACCAGCCTGATCAACCCTCGGGGGACCCTGCAGGACGGCACCACCAGGTTCACCTGCAGAGGGAAGCCCATCCACCACTTAGTCACCATCAGCACCTTCTCTGAGTACACAGTGGTGGATGAGACTTCTGTGGTCAAGATCGATGCAGCTGCGCCACTAGAAAAAGTCTGCCTCATTGGCTGTGCATTTTCTACTGGTTATGGATCTGCAGTCAACGTTGCCAAAGTAGGAATGACAAAAGACAATAATTCCACATATACTCAGAGTGCCAAAAAGACCTTTTCCCCTAAGAATCATGGGTAATTGCTCTAAATTAAGTGACAGATTTCCTCCTAAAACCATAAGAGCACTGATATAATCTATAGAATTTGGGATATGATTATGGGTAGAATGTGGCCCCAGAAGGAATTGAGAGCATGTCCTAAAGAATTGACCAGGTTATCAGAGACAAACAAGCTGTTCATACTTCAGCAGGGTGGACAGAGAAGTCCAAGTACTTCTGGATAAAGAACAAGGGTTAACACTTTATCCAGCTTAGGCTGTTGCTAACAATCATTACTTAATCCGCTCTTGTCCTGTCTGAAAATAAAGGTCACCCCAGGCTCCACCTGTGCTGTGTTTGGCCTTGGAGGAATTGGCTTGTCTACTGTCATCGGCTGTAAGGCAGCTGGAGCGGCCAGGATCATTGGGGTGGATATCAACAAAGGCAAATTTGCAAAGGCCAAAGAGCTGGGGGCCACTGAGTGCATCAACCCTCAGGACTTCAAGAAACCCGTCCATGAGGTGCTGAAGGAAATGACCGGAGGTGGCGTGGACTTTTCATTTGAAGCCGTTGGTCAGATCAGCACTATGGTACGTACATGACAAACGTTGATTTGTGCTTCTGAAATCgagggtatatttttaaaaaacaaaatataaatatcactTAAAAGTACTCTTATTAAATTATGAATTGCAATATTCTATCTCCTGTTTCTTACCTATGATTACTTCATTCATTATTTAAAGTGTATTACTCacccaaagggatactgatgcaaagtaccaggaatctgttggtttttataaagggtatatatttgggtaaaagcttacagttacaatgtCCTAAAgactccaactcaaggtaccataagaggtaccttactcaccaaagtcagttgccacatgttgaagcgaGTTGATGCCGATCTCTGCaatggttcagccttcctctaaaggctt from the Dasypus novemcinctus isolate mDasNov1 chromosome 1, mDasNov1.1.hap2, whole genome shotgun sequence genome contains:
- the LOC101427744 gene encoding all-trans-retinol dehydrogenase [NAD(+)] ADH1B-like isoform X2 — encoded protein: MSTAGKVIKCKAAVLWELKKPLSIEEVEVAPPKAYEVRIKMVATGICHSDDHVISGDLLTPLPVILGHEAAGIVESIGEGVTAVKPGDKVIPVGLPQCEECACCKHPEANYCRKIDLINPRGTLQDGTTRFTCRGKPIHHLVTISTFSEYTVVDETSVVKIDAAAPLEKVCLIGCAFSTGYGSAVNVAKVTPGSTCAVFGLGGIGLSTVIGCKAAGAARIIGVDINKGKFAKAKELGATECINPQDFKKPVHEVLKEMTGGGVDFSFEAVGQISTMLEALSCCHEAFGMSVIIGVPPSSQNLSVNPILLLSGRTWKGAIFGGFKSKDSIPKLVADFLAKKFPLDPLITHVLPFEKINEGFELLRSGKSIRTVLTF
- the LOC101427744 gene encoding alcohol dehydrogenase 1C-like isoform X1, whose product is MSTAGKVIKCKAAVLWELKKPLSIEEVEVAPPKAYEVRIKMVATGICHSDDHVISGDLLTPLPVILGHEAAGIVESIGEGVTAVKPGDKVIPVGLPQCEECACCKHPEANYCRKIDLINPRGTLQDGTTRFTCRGKPIHHLVTISTFSEYTVVDETSVVKIDAAAPLEKVCLIGCAFSTGYGSAVNVAKVTPGSTCAVFGLGGIGLSTVIGCKAAGAARIIGVDINKGKFAKAKELGATECINPQDFKKPVHEVLKEMTGGGVDFSFEAVGQISTMLEALSCCHEAFGMSVIIGVPPSSQNLSVNPILLLSGRTWKGAIFGGFKSKDSIPKLVADFLAKKFPLDPLITHVLPFEKINEGFELLRSGKRFCGFPQTCLMEHSSLRTVSVQC